A window of Eucalyptus grandis isolate ANBG69807.140 chromosome 4, ASM1654582v1, whole genome shotgun sequence genomic DNA:
aaaagcgaCTCTGAATGAAAGAGAAGCTAATGGTAGCTTCAGGGATGATTTCGTTGAGAGGCTGGTTTTTATTACTTAGGGTGACACTAGAAGTAGTGCTGTTTTCTATTGGAACTTCCCTTATTCCTTTTAAGGAGCATATAATTCAAATCATTGGTGTAATTCTTTGCCAAAATAGGCCCCCCCTATCAGATGGCACTTACTGTAGATCCTTTATTTGCTGAAATTTGTTATTGTTTGCTTTACTTTGCTTTAGTCTGATGAACCATTTCCATATGCCTTCtgttaataactgaaaatttggTTAGAGTCCATAAGGAGGGAGACTTATGCTTCAAATTAGATGTCAACCTTGCTGCGATTGGCATTGACAGTCTATGACAGTCCTTTTCTAAGTGCATCAATAGACTGCCTCTGTTAAGTTTAGATGGTGATTGAATGGTCCTTGCATTCTGAGATGTGTGCATGGTGTCTGCAGGAAATAGATGAGCTATGTGCTGAATGGGTTCCAGAACCCCTCATTCCTCCACCACAAGAGATAACATACGAAACCCCTGTTTTAGAGAGGTAAAAACAGCCCTCAGTGCCATTCGGTTTTCGTAAGCTATGCTTTTATTCTTGCATaccttttattcattttttattcaaatcatTTCTCCGGGTTAAAATTATATTACCAGGAAGTGTTTTCGGGATCTCTGCAACAAATGGGTATATATTTTCTAGTTAACTAGAAAAAGAGCACGCTATTTAcgtacaaagaaaaatattgatgtCAATTTTTATGTAGTATAGAATAATATACTATACAAAGACTTGATGCATTTGGGCATATGAATTCGAATTATCTTAAAACAAGGAAGAGGTGGGATATATGGAATATTTAACAATCATcttgaattcaaattcaaaaagtgAGAGACTATTCGTTTGGACGAGGGCTTCCAAACACATCATAAGCTAAACCCGTGCTGACGAATAACCAACCTGCAATGAATAGGGAAGGTATAGTAATACTATGAATAACTGATGGACTTttcacttaaattttttataaaatttttagttttaagttgcatttggtttcttttttttttttttttttcaatagtagataggtttcttcttcttggttcTCATTTTGGTGAAATCATTGTGCTCTATTTAAATCTCCTTTATTCACCTACCCAACTGAATCAGAGATTCAGAATGTACCattgtgaattttcattttttcgttGAGATTCCTCTGCTCACCAATTGGCATCATGCAGTGCTGCAGGACCACATGCTATCGTCAATGGCAAGGAAGTTGTCAATTTTGCTTCTGCAAATTATCTTGGATTGATTGGACATGAGAAGTTACTTGTAAGAAAGAGAATTCCTGTAGATATATAACCAAGGTATTGGCTTTTCCTGGATGCGGAACTTAATGCTTTGTCTTTTTGCAGGAGTCATGTACATCAGCCTTGGAAAAATATGGGGTTGGTTCTTGTGGTCCTCGTGGGTTCTACGGGACTATTGGTAAGCAACTGAAAGTAATCAGAGAAGCTGACTTTAAGCAATAACATAAATCTAAATCTTCTTACTTAAATTAGTGCTTCTTTCTTGATTAAATAAGTTTTTTGTAGAgcttttattctcttccctccATCTCAGATGTCCACCTCGATTGTGAGGCCAGAATAGCCAAGTTTCTGGGGACTCCTGATTCAATCCTTTATTCTTATGGCCTTTCTACCATGTTCAGTGCAATTCCAGCATTTTGTAAGAAGGGGGACATTGTAGTTGTGTAAGTATCTCTCTAATCGCCTCCATAGATTCTTTTTTGCATGGTTTGTGGCATTGAAAGGGATCTGTCCACATAGAACTTACCACATACATGAAAATCTTGGTTATTTGGCCTTCCTTATTTGTAAGAAGTTTACTGCAATTGGTCTCTTCACCGTCacttttcatcttatttttcacTTGTTTTTTGTGGAGCATCACCTTATACCAATACATCACATTCTTATTGAGGGTTTTGTGAGTTTCTGCATGGTTATATCAAGATTTTAGTATcgatttagattttttaaagagCAAGTAGTCTATTTACTCCCGATGGATTGCTTTTGTTAAAATTAGCTTGCTCACAACATTGATTAGTTTCACCTTTCCAGGGACGAGGGAGTCCATTGGGGTATACAGAATGGCTTGCAGCTCTCTAAAGGCACTATTGCATATTTCAAGCACAATGATATGAATTCTCTTCAAAATACACTGGAAAAAATTACAGCTCAGAATAAACGAGCTAAGAAGTTGCGTCGATACATTGTGGTTGAAGCTATATACCAGGTGTGGTTTTCTAGCTTCTCTTCTCAACTTTGGAGTTTGGCTTGCAATCCTCTTGACTTTCTTgaataatttaatgaaaatttggaGAGCTTCCTGCCATTAATGAAGATGTATTGTATCACATACTACAATTCCTAGCAACCAGACATGTTTGGTGTATGCATTTGTACCTTTATTGGTTGATTTCAGCATTAATTAACTCCCTTCCATGAGATAGGAATTGACTCCCTGCCATAAGAGGGGACAAGAGTTGAGAGCGACATAGACAAAATTAAGTGGCACTTTGTCCTGCATTCTTTTGCCTGAGatgattttaataatttttttgatgtaACATGCACATTCATTTTTCACGTCTCTGCACTGCACTATGCATTTGCGTTTGACCATAATCTCCTGGCTTTGTTCTTCATTTCTGGAAGGTAAAACAATGGAAGAAAATCACAAGTCTTGAAGAGACAAGGTTAATTCTCATGTTTTAATGGAAATATAATGTGAGCTGCAGGGAAAGAATTATCACCTCTCATACTAATTTCAAGCATGTAAAagaaaactgttttttttttgggtcaaaaaaatACTTCTTTGTTTAGTTGTGTTCTTATTTGACTCGATTTTGACAGTTGCATAGCACATGCTAGTTTGCCTTAAAACCATTTCTCCTGTACTTATTGAGTATTGGGATCAGAACCTCATTCTTTCTATCACACATTTCGCAAAGGGATTAGTCTGTATGGTAGATTGGATTCTCCCTTTGATTCTGAAATCGACTTTGCAAGAATGAAAACTCTCTTCACATTTGTCCTTGGAAATGCAATGGATATCTATATCCTTCCTTCGTAGGTCATGAATAGGCTGGAGCAACATGCAAATGTTACAACATTTTGTTTGGTTTCTTCTTGCTAATGTAGTATTTGTTACAATAGAGTTTTGTTTGCATTGTGATTGGCTAAGAAGCTGCCTCTTTGTCCTGGTTAATGTTGTGTGGAATATTCTCTATACTGATTTCCATTCCAATTTTTTCTGGTCTATGTAAGTTTTTTAAGTCATGtgcattcttttgtttttagaaTTCTGGTCAAATAGCTCCTTTAGATGAGATAGTAAGACTGAAGCAGAAGTATCTTTTCCGTGTGATATTGGATGAGAGCAACTCTTTTGGTGTGCTTGGACGTTCTGGAAGAGGTCTCACAGAGTACTGTGGTGTCCCAGTAAGTTTGAAGGATTATTTTGATCTTGATTGGATTGGTATAGTATTTGTATTCACAGTTTCTTTCTGCAGGTTGAGAAGATAGATATCATAACTGCTGCTATGGGCCATGCTTTAGCAACGGAGGGTGGATTCTGCACCGGAAGTGCTAGAGTCATTGATCACCAAGTATGGAACGTGTTGACCATGAGTGAAgactttttcttgatggattttGAAACCATAtcatagatttagaattttttcttttaagtaatTGACAAAGAAGGCAAAAGGAGAATCTGCAAGTGGTCAAGTTTGTTTGAATGGTTGGAATGCTAAATTTCTTTTGACTCTCACAATATTAATGCCTTGGTTCTTGCACATTTTCTTTGGCAGCGATTGAGCAGCTCAGGATATGTATTCTCTGCTTCTTTGCCTCCATATCTCGCAAGTGCTGCAATTACTGCTATAGATGTCCTGGAGGAAAACCCTGGCCTTTTGACAAAACTGAAGGCTAATGTTGCTTTGCTGTTCAAAGGTTGGTTTGGACCTTGCTCTTGCTATTTATGAGATGCATTGTTTGTCAAGAATGCAGGAAATACTTGGTGTCTTTTGTCATCCATCCGGCCATGACAGAGCCCAATAAGCTAGTTAGCCAAGAGCACAGACACTCTTGGGAGCCTTCGTGTCACATCAGACACTTCGACATGTGTCTAACACACTTTGACAAGCTCTAACATGTGGTCAATAGGTGTCGGGAAATctgacacgtggtcaactcttacGATGCTCGAGTCCGGAATTGCAACATGCATGGGGACAATTTTAAAATCTTTCAATAAATGAGTCAAAATGTGAacttgtaaaaaaaataaaaaataatgaaaataataaagggagaaagaagtaataaaatgtcaaattgtagcgatgaatgatattaacaaatgatggattaatatttttagtgtaaattcattttaggctctttttattattatttatttatttgtgaatttgaatcaaattaatttggttgaaataatcataaatatgatcatttatcatttataaataaatatatatatttaatatacgtATCCCAACGTAtcgaaattctccatttttttagaaatgacctATCGGCGTGTTGTGTTGTGTCGCGTCACGTTGCATCACATCATGTATGATGTATCGCGTGTTGGTGCTACTTAGCTAGTTAGTTAGCAGGACTTTTGAAATGAGTAGTCTTTCtgatttataatattttgttcCTCTCATAAGATAAGTTATATCTGATCAAGAAAGTTCAGCTCAATTTATTTGTTACTCCTCTTTTCCTGCATCTTTTTTATGATTCAGTGAGTTTGGATTAGCCTTATCAACACTAAAGATTGCAACTGCAGAAGCAGCATAGGATTTCTGTTACCagtgatgattttttttgtggctcTGAATCATGCTCTAGGTTTATTTCTGTGGAAAGCCAATTGCTTCAATGGCTTCTCAGTAACTTCTGCCTGCATGTCCTTAAGGAGTCCGGGATTCCTGACATTCtaggattttttttcctcataaaCATGTCTACATTGCCAACTATGCAGGAGAAAGTATTTTTTCACTGCAGTCAGTTCTGAGTCTAATTTCCTATTGCAGAACTATCCAGCATATCGGGACTCTTAATAGCAAGCAGTCCAGAATCACCCGTTGTTTATCTTAGATTAGAAAGGTCGACAGATTCTACGAAGGATGACCAACATCTCCTTGAAGATATTGCTGCTCATGTAAGTAATCTATTGCTTTATTTAGATTAAGCCCAGTGAGTCACTTCTGTACCAATATGTTTTTTAGCAAATGGTCTTGTATTGGCAGGTGTTGAACGAAGATTCTTTGCTTGTGGTGGTGTCGAAAAGATCAACACTTGACAAGTGTCATCTGCCAGTCGGGATAAAATTGTTCGTTTCAGCTGCCCATACAGAGTCTGATCTGATGAAAGCTGCTGATTCATTGAAGAGGGCTGCATCACTGGTTCTTAAGGATTGTTAATTTAATAGTCGATGAAGATCTCTTGGATATTTGTTTGATCTCAGGTCTAGTTTTCAGTTTTGGTGTTGTATTTAAACTAGGAATTGACTAAGAGTTGGATGGATAGTACCAGTTCTGGTTGTTAGATTATATGAAGAATTCCTTCTGcgccttttcttttggaagtTTTCCCTCTTTTTGTATCATTAGCCCTCAACTCTTGCATCACCGATTCTCTTGCTATGgcacatttttcctaatttagacAGTTTGTGGGATGTCATAGTACCAacggttttatttttttctcaatgcaAGTGCTGCCAAATGACATTTTTACACTCGCTACTCAGGTTTTCTTCCTCTGGATAAGAAAAGCGACAGTTAGTGAGTCTCAGACTAAGAGATTATGCTTTACTTGGACAGGTTCAGGTCTTGATTTCTGTTCTAGGAACCTCTGGCTTTAGCTGATATGCCCAATTATCTATCCTGCTAAACTGCTACTTTGTGAACTGATGTATGCCCTGGATATCTACATGCCACTAGGAAGGTAAGCCGATATACCTCAATGTCTTTTGAAGCCAAAGAAATTGATCATTGTGCTTCATGAACTTCAGAAGTTTCATCGTTACTTAAAATATACATAATTGGTCCAATCCAGCAGACTCCTCATCTATGCGGTTCAGTCAGTTTTCCAACTGAATCTCCCTTTGCTCATCGGCTAACATTTTGGTGAACATGTGGTGTCTTGAGCATGTGGATGGTCTTAGATCACACGTAGTTTCTCTGTTCCTGAAGCTGAAATTCCCCAGTTGCCGACCTTTCGGCTTTGGTGAATTCATCTTGTTCTTGTCCAGGATAACACTACAGTAAATTTCTCGTGGGTGTCTATCCGATTCGACTTGCAGTACGTGAGTGTGGTTATTCATGTGTTTCCATGTTGTCCTTTCCCAGAGACAAGCTAGCCTATGATTTATCTCCAGAAAAGCATTTAATTCTTGAAGTGTCTTTATCTTTTCGCACCATGTGGGCGGCCGAGGCGACTGCTTGTGTTGGAGAGCCAACTTATACTCAGTGTGGATGTACTTCCTTTATATGATACAAAATCACCCCTTCATATGTATGCTTGACAACGGGTATCAATGgatataaaaaatatagaatATGAGAAATGGCAAAACAATAGCAACTTATTCTTCATGTAATGTTTTGTTCGGAAAAATATTCTAAccaatcctaaatctattgaaTGGATGTCGATTTAATCCAAAATTctttaatttggttattttaGTCCTGAACTTTCTGtgaaattctaatatagtcatttcgaTCTATTTTTGTTGGCAATTGCCAACAAGGTGGTGTGCCACACAAGACGATTGACAATGATTAGATTACCATGTTAAtgatttctagcaaaaattgattgaaatgactaattgaaaatttcgcgaaaagttttagaactaaattggtaaaattgtaaaatttatgaatgaaaTGAGATTCGCATAATAAGTAAAAGGCTGTCtgggtaatttttttgttttggctttCATTTTCTATAAGCTTATAAATCCCGGTTTGCCATGTTTGTTCCAAAATCATACTAAATTATTAGAATATCAACACGATGACCTTTAATACAAACCCATTATCTTTAATACGAGAGATAATATAactaaaaacccaaaattattaTGCAAAGggatataaaaatgaatggaccAATACAACATGTCCTAGCAATGATCTTAAATCTAGTTGTTAAACCGTAGCCATATGTAGGTTGGGGGATGGACACAATCAATAAGATACATCTTTCATCAATTAAGAGTAtgtttgtttcgcgaaaaatattaggtttccggaaaatattttccaacaagccattttccaagaaaatgactatattgtcTGACGTTCagctgaaacttgaaaatagagtggaaaatattttcaactattcgttatttaatttgattttcggAAAAGAAATtacctaaaaaattaaattttaatttttttaaattgactaagaatatttaatatttaatattatttatttttaaaaaattgaaattttaattatttttttaaaatcgaatttttattatttaaaaaaaaactccaaaccggtagatatatgacaaatttatcacaaactaatttttgactaTAAGAAATATAAACcgatacacatgtgacaaatatacaacaaatgaccataaaaaatataaacttgtacatttgtgacaaatttattttaaattaatttgttcGACTGCCAAAAATCCcgattaatactataaaaaaataaaaaattaaataattatgatataagaagagtaaaatcctaaactaatatattaagtcaactgtcacgtgtcatcaaatttagtaatttgataataaaatttaacggaaattaacaaagggtaaatttgccacaaatgtatcagtttatagtcaatttatcaaagatatatcaattttggggtttttatggtcaaaagatttgtttgaagtaaatttgttacatgtataccgatttgggatttttaaagTATCAacgctttttaatttttccttttttttttttttcctttctctttttttttccttccttcttcctcctccttcctccatcgCTACGTGCCTCAACGATGGCTGGCTATCCAATGACCGACCAAGATACAGATTGCCAAATTCGGTGAGCTTGAGGCTTGGTCAATCCAAGTGAGTTGCGAGCCACAAGCTCGCCGGCCTTGgcagagctcgagctcacctggATTGGGCGAGTCGCGAGCTCGCCGACTAATCTAGGCAAGCCCGAGCTCTACTGAGGCTAGCAAGCTCGTGACTCGCTAAATTTGACGATCTCGAGCCTTGCCCTTGTAGGATttggccttgggcgaggctaGAGTTGGCCTGTGGCCGGTCGCTGACGACAggtcaaggaaaaagaaaaagaaaagggaataaaacataaaaataaaatgaaaatgtgtttggtgaaagaatgtgaagtggaagaagttatggaaaatgttttccatttttccccacttttgaaGGTGTTTTTTTCAATAacagaaaacgttttccttaactaatttatttttcatgagatgaatgccaaaaaattcaaaaaatatttttccggaAGTTCTTTTCCGTGAAACTAATGGAGCCTAAGAAGCATAATTTCATCCTAGCCATTACTAATTATGTCACAAAATAGGTCAAATagtttcttataaaaatatcacTCTATACAATAAAAGATTTGCTAAAAGAGAATATAATCGTTTTGTATTCTTGAAATAATAACTACCGATCAAGGAAACTGTTTTCACTGGAAAAGAAATGTTGGATCTTAAGAAGGCAAGAGGTGTTTAGATGATACATTCAGCATTTTATTACGCTTAATCATTTCAAGTTGAGACTTCTAATAAGGTTATAGTTAATCTTATTAAGAACACCTAGAAGATCTCTAATAAGGTTATCGGACTTTAAGAAGATATAGTACAAGTTCGTACCTGTTGACATCCGGTCGGGAAGTTGTCATCCCtttatatattattgttcgatctcTAAGAATTAAGTTGCAAATTGATATGGTAAAAGAGGATCATAATCCGTTGACGTATATAAATTTAGATGAATTGGATGAAACTCAAGCATCAACACTAGTAAAGATTGTTACTCAaaagaaatcaataaattacattttttgacattaaaagaaagcttcatttttaaattgaacGCATTTACAAATtgttcatcactttcttcatttttctgctAGAATCTGGCAGGCGTTGGTCTAAGATGTTGTCTTCAATACATTGATTTTAGATCAAAACCTGTCTATCAGTCACTACATTCTGCCGATCACACTCCTTTAGAGTTGTgctaaaatttgacaaaatggTTTTCTAAGGCTTTCCCCTCGTTTTTTTAAGTCCATGCGGATTTCAATTTGACACGAAACCTTAGCCAACTGTTCCACAagctttctcttttctattgACAGATCTGTCTCTTCGTCGACAACGAGCTGATATAAATTTTGACGCTCTTTCACAGTTGAACTGGGACAGATATATAGTGTTATGGTTCTGTTTGAAAGCTTGAGTGCCATTGGGAAAAAGAGTCACGAACTCGTCACTTTTATGCTGAAACCCAGGGACCCTTATGAATCAAATCTGGCCGGAGTAATTCGGCGAGTAAACCTTTTGCCTTGGTTTCAACTGCTGGGTTAGAGATGATTGTTGAATGTCCTTCCCCTGTAAGATGATAGAACTCTTCCCATTTAACCTTTAGAATGTTAATGGAAACTTTGTTAATCAGTGTCGCTGAACTAGAGTCTGTTGAGACGAGGTCATCGCATCTGGTGTCCCCCATGCTCAAGGTATCATCAAGAATTCAGCAATCGGTTTCTCAGCTGCTGTCAATAGTTCTGTAGCTGGTTCCATGGCCATGGTCGAGTGTTGTACCATTGGTTGTTTAATCGGTGGGATTGCCGATTGTTGCACGCTCAATGGACTGGCCGTGACTTTCTGTGTAGGCATTGATCctgttgaagatgatgatacGGCTAACACCACGATGTTCGCACTATGTGGACTTGTTTATGGGTGTATCTGCAGTAACAGGAAGGTCAGCTGCACTGACGACTGAATCACCTGAAGTACTGGTGTCGTTTTGCTTTTCTGGTTCAGCTG
This region includes:
- the LOC104440802 gene encoding long chain base biosynthesis protein 1, whose protein sequence is MEFLLSNLVNPALDWGLKVLDAPSVRAVIFGTSIGGHIFVDVLLVLVIIYLLSQKSYKPPKRPLTENEIDELCAEWVPEPLIPPPQEITYETPVLESAAGPHAIVNGKEVVNFASANYLGLIGHEKLLESCTSALEKYGVGSCGPRGFYGTIDVHLDCEARIAKFLGTPDSILYSYGLSTMFSAIPAFCKKGDIVVVDEGVHWGIQNGLQLSKGTIAYFKHNDMNSLQNTLEKITAQNKRAKKLRRYIVVEAIYQNSGQIAPLDEIVRLKQKYLFRVILDESNSFGVLGRSGRGLTEYCGVPVEKIDIITAAMGHALATEGGFCTGSARVIDHQRLSSSGYVFSASLPPYLASAAITAIDVLEENPGLLTKLKANVALLFKELSSISGLLIASSPESPVVYLRLERSTDSTKDDQHLLEDIAAHVLNEDSLLVVVSKRSTLDKCHLPVGIKLFVSAAHTESDLMKAADSLKRAASLVLKDC